TAGTTTATTTTGAAAAATATTCACTTTATTACTAAATAATTAAAAATATTTCCTATTACTTTTTGTAGGACATTCACAGAATCTACATAAAAAAATCTCTCCTTTTAAAGAGAGATCTTTTTTACGAAAATGGTCTATTCTATTGATGTTGGTTCTTTATCCAATGTGTATTCCTCGAAATTGAATCTTTTGGCTAATATATAAGTAATGATAATAGCAGCTAAAATCCGAATGCCAAATAATAGATAGCCATTTGCACCAACGGCAACAAATATGAGCGTATCTTCCACGATGGCATGACAAATCACTAGAAAGGTTGAGATTAAAAAAGTATCCTTTTTAGAAAGATTGCCTTCCTTCGCTGCTTGTAAGATGACACCTGCACCATAGGATATTCCAAAGATAATTCCCACCAGTAGTGGTAACGTAGATTCCTTTGACATATGAAAGAACTTTGTTAGAAATTCAAAAGCCTTGGATATTTTATCAAGGAATTTATAATCTTTCGCTATTTGCAATAGAATCATTAAGGGTATCACAATTTTAGCTATGGAGTAAATAGAATTGAAGCTTCCCTTCAAGCCTTCCATCAAAATATTGATCATATGATTGCACCGACCCTTCCGACAATAATTCCAAATATAATTGCTAAGCCCATTCGAATAATCAGCGCATGAGAAACCTTAAAACCTAATTTCCTTGTAACAGCAGTCTCTACCAGTAAAGAATGAGAGAACGAAAGCATTATTGCTAAAATTGTTACTTGGGCTGCTGTCAACTCTATGGCCTTAATTGCACCGATTGCTGCATATAAATTTAGTAAATTTCCAACGACGAGTACAATGGCGGCTTCACCCGGCAAGTTAAAAATTCCCATTAAAGGTTCAAATATTACTGTTATCCAGTTAATTACTGGCGTATGGTTCAATATGGTTACAAAAATATATACAGGAACTATGGTCTTTGCTAATATCCAAGTTGTTTCTAAGCCTTTCTTTATTCCTGTTTTAACCGATTCTAGCAGCATTTATCATCATCCTTTTCATTTATGGCATATCAATATTATATATTCTAAACAATCATTAAGAAAGAGAAATTTATCAAAATGATTCATCAGAAAGTTCTTCGGAAAAGGAATATATTTAATGAAAACACTAACGTTCATAAGAGTTCCTACATATTATATAATTAAAAGACTGTGTATCAAAAATAAGCTTTATTATAATGGGAGTGATATGAATGAATTATTATCAATACGATAACGATATTCCTTACAACTTTAATGGTTACACTGTAAATGATTGGCCAGCAGATATACATCCATTAGAAAATTGTTGCTCTATTCCTCATTTCATGGAGTTGGCTGTAGCGCATATCAATGGAGGACCCCTTGCGCCTGATATTAAAGGAACGGTTTATTTTATAAAAGCGGCAGGAGGTACCAATGTATATATTGATGTTTCAGGTCTTCCGCCATATACACCAGCCATAGGTAATAATAATCCGATTGGTCCTCTTGGGTTTCATATGCATCAAAATTGCTCTTGCGCAGTAGGTGATCCAGCAGATCCTTTCCAAAGTGCCGGTGGACATTGGAATCCGACGAATCAGCCTCATGGTAGTGTATACTCATTGGTGGTTTTGTATGTTTAGATCATCGTATATAGAACTTATGAATACATCCCATTCTATATCAATGTTTAAGAGAGGTTTTACTCCTGGACTTGATTTGTTTAACTGTTTAATCGTAATTTTTCTGATGAGTTTTTCAAGATTTCGCCTTGTTATATCTCCACTTTCTATTATATCATTTATAATGTCTAAAGACTTAAATACTTTTTCCTTTATATTAGAACTATCTTCTTTTATTTTAATCATCTCATTTAACTGAGATTCTAATCTCACCAATTCTCTATTGGCTTCTTTAATTACTTCGGCAGCAATCTCTTCGGATATAATTTCCTTGGCCAATTGTTTAGAATAGTTCTTAATCTCTTCTTTTTTATCTTTAATCTTTATATTATACTGCTTAATAGATTGTTCATGGTTTACCTTTAGATGGACCATACTGTTTATTTCCTTATCTAATTCATCTGCCGTATTTTCAATATAGCTCTTCATTAGTTTTAATTTATCCAAGATTATAATCTTTAGCTGCTCTTCATGAATCTTGTGACTACTACAAAAGCTAGCGCCATAATGATGATTATTCGTACAGATATAGCTGGGTGGACTTCTTTTCTTCGTTACTTTCATAAATCCACCGCCACAGTCTCCACATTTTAAAAAA
Above is a genomic segment from Alkaliphilus oremlandii OhILAs containing:
- a CDS encoding nucleoside recognition domain-containing protein; its protein translation is MEGLKGSFNSIYSIAKIVIPLMILLQIAKDYKFLDKISKAFEFLTKFFHMSKESTLPLLVGIIFGISYGAGVILQAAKEGNLSKKDTFLISTFLVICHAIVEDTLIFVAVGANGYLLFGIRILAAIIITYILAKRFNFEEYTLDKEPTSIE
- a CDS encoding nucleoside recognition domain-containing protein, with amino-acid sequence MLLESVKTGIKKGLETTWILAKTIVPVYIFVTILNHTPVINWITVIFEPLMGIFNLPGEAAIVLVVGNLLNLYAAIGAIKAIELTAAQVTILAIMLSFSHSLLVETAVTRKLGFKVSHALIIRMGLAIIFGIIVGRVGAII
- a CDS encoding superoxide dismutase family protein — protein: MNYYQYDNDIPYNFNGYTVNDWPADIHPLENCCSIPHFMELAVAHINGGPLAPDIKGTVYFIKAAGGTNVYIDVSGLPPYTPAIGNNNPIGPLGFHMHQNCSCAVGDPADPFQSAGGHWNPTNQPHGSVYSLVVLYV